Proteins from one Rhizoctonia solani chromosome 5, complete sequence genomic window:
- a CDS encoding FAD-dependent oxidoreductase, which produces MLRRSAQALRQRRAPILYASAAATAVTTYYIFTAQIANADAPENEIGFRKLPQRWDPPTRAQMLKALQTGKRPESGSITRIRPEDDTSDEFDLLIVGGGATGAGVAVDAATRGLKVALIERDDFSSGTSSKSTKLVHGGVRYLQKAVFELDYEQYKLVREALHERRVFLHTAPYLSHALPIMLPLYKYWQVPYYYAGCKMYDLLAGSQNMETSYLMSRGKALEAFPMLKREGLVGAVVYYDGQHNDSRMNVALIMTAVLHGAVATNHVSLTALRKNAAGKIIGGRVKDELTGKEWEVKAKGIINATGPFTDAILQMDAASAPGASPQAAAELKPIVSPSSGVHITLPNYYSPRSMGLLDPSTSDGRVLFCLPWQGNTIAGTTDSPSEVEREPRPKEEDIRWILEEVRRYLSPDIKVRRGDVLSAWSGLRPLVRDPAAKSTEGLVRNHMINVADSGLITIAGGKWTTYRAMAEETVDRAVETFGLGAKAGPCVTEKVRLVGSDSWSKNMFIGLVQRYGLETEVAKHLSDNYGDRAYAVCELAEPTGLTWPIYGRRLAPAYPFIEAEIRYAVRNEYAQTATDFLARRSRLAFLNAQAALEALPRVVSVMGDELGWDTARRKREIEHTAEFLVSMGLFNAPDQVKSLGISKLVAGIGGTGGITQRIWNAVTGANSRRTSQTSQGQDGRALFSSEELEALRRGFEQHSTRSPSGTASISLPALHEVVHSLPSYSAVRDSDITRALEETAFQNGFSLKGMSPVGAGQRENKAETHAAGLSYEDFLDVVASVKEVSLTPESASASHTQRRRIPVERSGGGV; this is translated from the exons ATGTTGCGACGATCTGCACAGGCTCTTCGGCAACGCCGGGCACCAATTTTATATGCATCGGCAGCTGCAACGGCAGTGACGACATACTATATTTTCACTGCACAGATTGCCAATGCCGATGCCCCAGAGAATGAGATCGGGTTCCGCAAGCTACCCCAACGATGGGACCCGCCGACCCGTGCTCAGATGCTCAAGGCTCTCCAGACTGGTAAACGCCCCGAGAGTGGAAGCATTACTCGTATTCGCCCAGAGGACGACACCTCCGACGAGTTCGACTTACTTATTGTTGGGGGTGGTGCTACTGGTGCTGGTGTAGCAGTTGATGCTGCCACCCGTGGTCTCAAAGTAGCACTGATTGAGCGAGACGATTTTAGCTCAG GAACTTCGAGCAAATCAACTAAGCTTGTGCACGGTGGAGTACGATATCTTCAAAAGGCCGTTTTTGAACTCGACTACGAGCAATACAAACTTGTTCGCGAAGCTCTTCATGAACGTCGGGTTTTCTTACACACTGCCCCATATCTCAGTCATGCTCTCCCGATCATGCTGCCTCTTTACAA ATATTGGCAGGTTCCTTATTATTACGCAGGCTGCAAGATGTACGATCTACTAGCCGGCTCGCAAAACATGGAAACTTCCTACCTTATGTCTCGCGGGAAGGCTCTTGAGGCATTCCCTATGCTCAAACGGGAAGGACTTGTTGGTGCTGTCGTCTATTATGATGGCCAACACAACGACTCCCGTATGAATGTCGCTCTTATTATGACCGCAGTTCTTCATGGTGCAGTCGCCACAAACCACGTATCCCTGACAGCTCTTCGCAAGAATGCTGCTGGAAAGATAATTGGGGGTCGAGTTAAAGATGAACTCACTGGGAAAGAATGGGAAGTCAAAGCCAAG GGCATTATCAATGCGACCGGCCCATTTACAGATGCAATTCTCCAAATGGATGCTGCCTCTGCGCCGGGTGCATCGCCGCAAGCTGCAGCTGAGCTCAAGCCTATTGTCTCCCCTTCAAGTGGGGTCCATATCACACTGCCAAACTATTACAGCCCACGTAGTATGGGCCTCCTCGATCCCTCAACTAGTGACGGACGTGTACTGTTCTGCCTCCCCTGGCAAGGAAACACGATCGCTGGTACGACTGACTCACCCTCTGAGGTAGAGCGAGAGCCGCGtcccaaggaagaagatatTCGCTGGATTTTGGAAGAAGTCCGTCGGTACTTGTCTCCTGATATCAAAGTCCGCCGTGGTGACGTCTTGAGCGCCTGGTCTGGCCTACGCCCGCTCGTTCGCGACCCGGCTGCCAAATCTACTGAAGGCCTTGTGAGGAATCATATGATTAACGTTGCTGACTCTGGTCTCATTACGATCGCGGGGGGCAAATGGACGACTTATCGTGCGATGGCTGAGGAAACCGTTGATCGTGCGGTGGAGACGTTTGGATTGGGCGCCAAGGCTGGACCGTGCGTAACAGAGAAAGTACGACTCGTTGGAAGCGATTCCTGGAGCAAGAACATGTTCATTGGATTGGTTCAACGC TATGGGCTTGAGACTGAGGTTGCCAAACATCTTTCCGACAACTATGGTGACCGTGCATACGCTGTATGCGAACTTGCCGAACCAACTGGACTAACATGGCCAATCTACGGTCGACGTCTTGCTCCTGCCTATCCTT TCATCGAGGCAGAAATTCGCTACGCAGTGAGGAACGAGTACGCGCAAACTGCCACTGATTTCCTCGCTCGTCGCTCCCGTCTGGCCTTCTTAAACGCTCAGGCAGCGCTTGAAGCCCTTCCTCGAGTCGTTTCTGTAATGGGAGATGAACTTGGCTGGGATACTGCGCGCAGAAAGCGAGAAATCGAGCATACTGCCGAATTCCTAGTTAGCATGGGTCTCTTTAACGCACCCGATCAAGTCAAGTCCCTTGGTATCAGCAAACTAGTTGCCGGGATCGGTGGAACAGGTGGAATAACCCAGAGAATCTGGAACGCCGTGACGGGTGCCAACTCTCGACGAACGTCTCAAACGTCTCAAGGCCAAGATGGCCGTGCATTGTTCTCTTCCGAAGAACTCGAGGCGCTTCGTCGTGGATTCGAACAGCATTCGACCCGATCTCCTTCAGGGACAGCGTCTATTTCGCTCCCAGCTCTCCACGAGGTTGTCCACTCGCTCCCCTCTTATAGCGCCGTACGGGATTCGGATATCACTCGCGCATTAGAAGAGACCGCGTTCCAAAATGGGTTCAGTCTCAAGGGTATGAGCCCAGTCGGCGCAGGCCAGAGGGAAAACAAGGCCGAGACTCATGCCGCCGGTCTGAGCTACGAAGACTTTTTGGATGTAGTCGCCAGTGTCAAGGAAGTATCTCTGACTCCCGAATCAGCCTCGGCCAGCCACACTCAAAGGAGGAGGATCCCGGTCGAGAGGAGCGGTGGAGGTGTATAA
- a CDS encoding major facilitator superfamily transporter, with product MVSPSSSPRVEPSALPIAAMDNKSPVQSLDAGDQATITPASQKKGARFWLIFVAICASTFLSALELTSVSTALPTIVEALHGHDFAWVGSAYTLGSTAFMPMSGGLADIFGRRPVMLASLVIFAIGSAICGAAPNMSALIAGRTIQGIGGGGIITLTDIIVADLVSLAERGPYLGIVGAVWAIASAIGPPVGGAFAESNWRWLFYINIPIVGIAIVLVLLFLNLNTPKEPFNEKIRRIDWVGNILVIASTTSVVLALTWAGALHPWKSYQVLVPLVVGLLGLLVTFVYEFNWATEPILPRELLWNRTSLSGYLGVFLHGILVTGIVYYLPVYYQGSKGASPIRSGVDLFGIAFTVAPFAILTGISAVVFKKYRPQNYVAWVITTIGLGLLSMVKADTSMAKSIGFQIIIGVGAGILYASTNFPVLAPLPVSLNASALALLAFIRTFAGTYGVAIGSSVLQTELSKRLPSEFSSMFPGGTEIAFSAIPFIGALEEPLRTQVREAFADSLAVLWRVFIGIAGAGFISVFLMKEIPMSNETDERWAMEQAENKESGVERA from the exons ATGGTTTCGCCCTCTTCTTCACCAAGAGTGGAGCCTAGCGCATTACCAATAGCCGCGATGGACAATAAGTCTCCTGTCCAGTCGCTCGACGCTGGTGATCAAGCCACTATCACTCCCGCGTCGCAGAAGAAGGGCGCTCGATTTTGGCTAATATTCGTTGCCATCTGCGCTTCTACGTTTCTGAGTGCCTTGGAACTC ACATCCGTATCTACTGCACTTCCTACCATCGTGGAGGCCCTTCATGGCCACGATTTCGCGTGGGTTGGCTCCGCATATACTCTGGGTTCCACGGCCTTCATGCCGATGAGTGGCGGGCTAGCCGACATCTTCGGGCG GCGCCCAGTAATGCTAGCTTCCCTCGTCATATTCGCCATTGGGTCAGCTATATGCGGTGCAGCACCAAATATGTCCGCTCTGATTGCCGGACGCACAATCCAAGGAATTGGTGGGGGTGGGATCATTACGCTTACTGATATTATTGTCGCCGACCTTGTCTCACTCGCTGAACGCGGGCCGTACTTGGGGATCGTCGGTGCCGTTTGGGCTATTGCCAGTGCCATAGGACCCCCAGTTGGAGGCGCATTTGCTGAAAGCAACTGGCGTTGGCTTTTTT ATATCAACATTCCTATTGTTGGGATTGCAATTGTTCTCGTGCTCTTGTTCTTGAACCTCAACACTCCCAAGGAGCCATTCAACGAGAAGATTCGCCGAATTGATTGGGT TGGAAACATTCTGGTCATTGCCTCGACAACATCTGTGGTGCTTGCTTTAACCTGGGCTGGAGCACTCCATCCCTGGAAATCATATCAAGTACTTGTACCTCTTGTCGTCGGATTGCTAGGCCTCCTGGTTACATTTGTTTACGAGTTCAACTGGGCCACAGAACCCATCCTCCCTCGCGAGCTGTTATGGAATCGAACCAGTCTCAGTGGATATTTGGGAGTATTTCTTCATGGAATACTGGTTACTGGCATTGTCT ACTATCTGCCCGTATACTACCAGGGCTCAAAAGGTGCTTCACCGATCAGGTCCGGAGTCGATCTTTTTGGGATCGCATTCACCGTG GCGCCTTTTGCGATC TTGACCGGTATTTCCGCTGTCGTATTCAAGAAGTATAGGCCTCAGAACTATGTTGCCTGGGTGATTACCACCATTGGGCTGGGTTTACTTAGCATGGTCAAGGCAGATACCTCTATGGCGAAATCGATCGGTTTCCAG ATTATTATTGGAGTTGGTGCAGGTATTCTTTACGCTAGCACTAATTTCCCTGTCTTGGCCCCCCTTCCTGTCTCGCTCAATGCATCCGCGCTAGCCTTGCTCGCCTTCATACGAACCTTCGCAGGGACATACGGAGTTGCCATTGGCTCATCTGTTCTCCAAACCGAGCTTTCCAAACGCCTTCCTTCCGAGTTCTCGTCAATGTTTCCGGGCGGGACTGAGATTGCGTTTTCGGCAATTCCATTCATTGGGGCCTTAGAGGAGCCACTCAGGACACAAGTCAGGGAGGCATTTGCCGACTCGTTGGCAGTGCTGTGGAGAGTATTCATCGGCATCGCAGGAGCAGGGTTTATTTCGGTCTTTTTGATGAAGGAGATCCCGATGAGCAATGAAACAGATGAAAGGTGGGCGATGGAACAAGCCGAGAATAAAGAATCTGGGGTTGAACGAGCTTGA
- a CDS encoding small nuclear ribonucleoprotein: MVTHILFESASGYGLFTVKQQEVIGAKTKEVQDSIQDLHKFGKMVELKSFMPFKSAAHALENINDVSEGVCNDYLKNMLELNLPKHSKKSPVILGVSEKNLAGSIVSTLSIECDTSEKSLELIRGVRLHAEKLLKGLETGDVSKAQLGLGHSYSRAKVKFNVNRSDNMIIQAIALLDQLDKDVNTNAMRTREWYGWHFPELARLVPDSLQYAKCARLIGSKESLTENHIPELAAILDDDETRAKNVLDAARTSMGHDIAEIDLINISTFTDRVIELAEYRKSLTGYLTEKMNLVAPSLTSLIGERVGARLISHAGSLTNLSKYPASTVQILGAEKALFRALKTKGNTPKYGLIYHSSFIGRAGAKHKGRISRYLANKCSIASRIDYVPTAKFGDALRAQVEERLKFFETGEAPTKNSEAMRKVLESIGMDEDEDDSDEEMSPVETAPVVPGEMASSPKKEKKKKRKAEEAMELDESEEPPAKVKKSKDEKKKDKEERKKEKKEKKRKAAEVEEAEEEPAEVEETPVKVKKSKEKDPEAKLKKKKSKSKLAEAE, translated from the exons ATGGTCACCCATATCTTGTTTGAGTCTGCAAGTGGCTATGGCCTTTTCACTGTCAAGCAACAAGAAGTGATCGGAGCCAAGACCAAGGAGGTGCAAGACTCGATTCAAGACTTGCACAAATTTGGGAAAATGGTTGAATTGAAGAGTTTTATGCCATTCAAGAGTGCTGCCCATGCGTTGGAGAACATCAACGATGTTTCCGAGG GTGTATGCAACGACTACCTCAAAAACATGCTCGAACTCAATCTGCCTAAACACTCCAAAAAATCCCCCGTCATTCTGGGTGTATCGGAAAAGAACCTTGCAGGATCAATCGTTTCCACGCTCTCCATCGAATGCGACACATCCGAAAAATCTCTCGAGCTCATTCGTGGTGTCCGACTGCACGCCGAAAAGCTTCTCAAGGGACTCGAAACCGGGGACGTATCCAAGGCTCAACTCGGTTTGGGCCACTCGTACTCGCGTGCCAAGGTCAAGTTCAACGTGAACAGGAGTGATAACATGATTATTCAGGCGATTGCGTTGCTTGACCAGTTGGACAAGGATGTGAATACGAATGCGATGCGGACTCGCGAGTGGTACGGGTGGCATTTCCCCGAGCTGGCCAGGCTCGTACCGGATAGTTTGCAGTATGCAAAATGCGCTCGGTTGATCGGGTCCAAGGAGTCCCTGACGGAGAACCATATCCCCGAGCTCGCTGCCATCCTGGACGACGACGAAACTCGCGCCAAGAATGTTCTGGACGCAGCACGCACTTCGATGGGACACGATATTGCCGAAATCGACCTGATCAACATTTCCACGTTTACCGACCGGGTAATCGAGCTCGCCGAGTACCGCAAGAGTCTGACTGGCTACTTGACCGAGAAGATGAACCTCGTCGCCCCGAGCTTGACGAGTCTTATTGGCGAGCGAGTCGGAGCGCGGTTGATCAGTCATGCGGGCAGTTTGACAAACCTGAGCAAGTATCCCGCGAGTACTGTGCAAATTCTGGGTGCGGAAAAGGCATTGTTCAGGGCTTTGAAGACAAAGGGAAACACTCCCAAG TATGGTTTGATTTACCACTCTTCGTTTATTGGACGTGCTGGAGCCAAGCACAAGGGACGTATCTCGCGCTACTTGGCTAACAAGTGCTCAATAGCGAGCAGAATCGACT ATGTACCAACCGCCAAGTTTGGTGACGCACTCCGTGCACAAGTCGAAGAACGACTCAAGTTCTTCGAA ACGGGTGAAGCACCGACCAAAAACTCGGAAGCGATGCGTAAAGTGCTCGAATCCATCGGAATGGATGAGGACGAGGATGATTCTGATGAAGAGATGTCTCCTGTGGAAACGGCGCCTGTTGTTCCCGGAGAGATGGCCAGCTCTCCAAAGAaggagaaaaagaagaagaggaaggctGAAGAGGCTATGGAG TTGGACGAGAGCGAGGAGCCCCCTGCCAAGGTGAAAAAATCTAAAGatgagaagaagaaggacaAAGAGGAAAggaagaaggagaagaaggagaAAAAGAGGAAAGCGGCCGAGGTAGAAGAGGCAGAGGAGGAACCAGCCGAAGTCGAG GAAACACCGGTCAAGGTGAAAAAGTCCAAAGAAAAGGACCCAGAGGCCAagctgaagaagaagaagagcaagagcaaGCTCGCAGAGGCCGAGTAA
- a CDS encoding Zf-rbx1 domain-containing protein, translated as MDHDHHGNRATNNEHEEDQRDAMEVDGTLDVAPPDRSTREPPAFDENTERPRQRRRYHVTVQDEIRDGPSADNGNGDAAGDDVEVLEAAPPRMSELSIDTPTTTTPPGEPTTVTMRDPEPASPRISTIPLPEVPPPPQPPLNPVMEAARRLTTSPDATNDQMQADLALLAPYIAAQAMAAAFPAAGRPPGGPTQGNAPPQPNAQAQEGQAQGGQNNNTNNGLPPLPPFFFGLPPFMFGGNSEAPADPKRAERLANGLKVVEDGLLKRWKAVCGEQGAVCAVCYSELLEEPGIESEKEKEQLKEHSDEKVSEVEPNQDTDEHQRDLLEAVKRREEMEKLEEQEKARKLETAVLAFPCGHVFHRTCLLPWLSRHTTCPTCRFDIDPKSDTLVLPAEDELPPFMGGPGGLNFGDYFTVGPVLRVPRSHIPGFGPGRGRSAGAGNRPGAPPPANRSGDTEQSTRPEGEEQGNRPEGEEQGNRSEGNAPEGDRAAEGGNNGNATPTSARSVAELFDALLGSILAAHAGAGGPPRPPRQEREGAPRQDEPNQGQDATQSSREEVAPDTSAPVSPTADSIDSSVPDLIPIASPSQETSQPTSSSATSTSTSTPHSEIQARTLDYDRPMAMFGRPTPRRPPQAITPAWMRQPRPANAPALRVVPNDVSSAPSPRAVSSPTASTPGGSPPARSVSGSGVGSGSGSGSDTVQASSGSGSAQRSSESGSSTTQPRHTSTTTSPIAGFGQLRAIVSNLIPRRLSTSRSPSARASNAPSDRSNASTESVARGATSPTSPRGRASRGVTSPTSPRGVTSPIFSPREGGLRAMLHGPAALLRDLTTPSSVRRTTNPGTNDMPSLESDSETFSEDDANQSDEESEPDDLPALEPIDERTRAGRRAPPEPEPAAAATPASEPAPAPTSASAPQQPPRQDNHPADNIITLRIDLGHADGRDETIIVPLLFNPHGRPGNNNTEQNQNQGQTRPAQEPRRARTPPPLKKWTPPEPIKTFRQVVEEKEREAGWRCDDPACLLGPADDEEPTDSPTIKPTYSIMRPIGPDTEPVRYKAEDGIRVYAGGDDVRVKGENPVCAHMLHPECLVTSARVNGYGPEHGNDAKRVALRCPVCRLEGAVERHVWDAGVQADE; from the exons ATGGACC ACGATCACCATGGAAATAGAGCTACTAATAACGAACACGAGGAAGACCAGCGGGATGCGATGGAAGTGGACGGAACACTTGATGTGGCACCCCCAGACCGATCCACACGCGAGCCACCCGCGTTCGACGAGAACACCGAGAGGCCAAGACAGCGCAGGCGATACCACGTAACAGTACAAGACGAGATCCGCGACGGACCATCAGCCGATAACGGTAACGGTGACGCTGCCGGTGACGATGTCGAGGTACTTGAGGCCGCCCCGCCCCGTATGAGCGAGTTGTCAATCGACACACCTACCACTACCACCCCCCCTGGCGAGCCCACTACAGTCACCATGCGCGATCCAGAACCTGCCTCGCCTCGCATTTCCACCATCCCTTTGCCTGAGGTCCCTCCTCCACCACAGCCACCACTTAATCCGGTTATGGAAGCTGCTAGACGACTGACTACTTCCCCCGATGCGACCAATGACCAGATGCAAGCTGACCTTGCTTTGCTTGCTCCTTATATTGCTGCCCAGGCCATGGCTGCTGCCTTTCCTGCTGCCGGTCGACCACCCGGAGGTCCCACCCAGGGGAACGCCCCACCACAGCCCAATGCTCAAGCCCAAGAAGGACAGGCGCAAGGTGGCCAGAATAATAATACGAACAACGGATTGCCACCTTTGCCCCCTTTCTTCTTTGGTCTCCCTCCGTTCATGTTTGGCGGCAACTCGGAAGCCCCGGCTGACCCCAAACGCGCGGAGCGCCTCGCAAACGGCCTGAAGGTCGTCGAAGATGGATTGTTGAAGCGCTGGAAGGCAGTATGCGGGGAACAAGGCGCCGTGTGTGCAGTTTGCTACAGCGAACTGCTCGAAGAGCCTGGGATCGAGAgcgaaaaggaaaaggagcaACTCAAGGAGCATTCCGACGAAAAGGTCTCCGAGGTAGAACCAAACCAAGACACAGACGAGCACCAGCGCGATTTGCTCGAAGCCGTCAAGCGCCGTGAGGAAATGGAGAAACTTGAGGAACAGGAAAAGGCCCGCAAGCTCGAGACCGCGGTCCTTGCTTTCCCCTGCGGACATGTGTTCCACCGCACGTGCTTATTGCCTTGGTTGT CACGCCATACGACTTGCCCCACTTGTCGATTCGATATTGATCCCAAGAGCGATACCCTTGTGCTCCCGGCCGAAGACGAGCTCCCGCCGTTTATGGGTGGCCCGGGTGGTCTTAATTTCGGGGACTACTTTACTGTCGGCCCCGTCCTTCGTGTTCCACGCTCTCATATTCCGGGCTTTGGGCCAGGTCGCGGGAGGTCGGCCGGGGCTGGCAATCGGCCCGGAGCCCCACCACCAGCTAACCGCTCTGGCGATACGGAGCAAAGCACTCGACCCGAAGGTGAAGAACAAGGAAACAGACCCGAGGGCGAAGAACAAGGAAACCGATCCGAAGGAAATGCTCCTGAAGGAGACCGAGCGGCTGAAGGGGGAAACAACGGGAACGCTACTCCTACATCTGCCCGCTCCGTAGCTGAGCTCTTTGATGCGCTTTTGGGGTCGATTTTGGCCGCTCATGCAGGTGCAGGTGGGCCTCCGAGGCCGCCCAGGCAGGAGCGGGAGGGTGCTCCAAGGCAGGATGAACCGAACCAAGGGCAGGACGCAACCCAGTCGAGTCGAGAGGAAGTTGCTCCCGATACGTCTGCGCCGGTATCGCCCACGGCAGACTCCATAGATTCATCCGTGCCTGATCTGATTCCCATCGCGTCACCAAGTCAAGAAACATCTCAGCCAACCTCATCCTCAGCTACATCGACCTCGACCTCGACTCCCCACTCGGAAATCCAGGCCCGTACGCTCGACTATGATCGTCCAATGGCCATGTTTGGTCGTCCAACCCCGCGCCGACCGCCCCAGGCAATCACGCCCGCATGGATGCGCCAGCCTCGACCTGCAAACGCCCCCGCACTCCGTGTGGTGCCCAATGATGTTTCGTCGGCACCGAGCCCGAGGGCCGTGAGCTCTCCCACTGCTTCGACCCCTGGTGGTTCGCCGCCTGCGAGGTCTGTGTCAGGATCTGGAGTTGGGTCTGGGTCTGGGTCTGGGTCAGACACTGTGCAAGCGTCATCTGGATCAGGTTCAGCGCAAAGATCTTCTGAATCTGGATCGAGCACTACGCAGCCAAGACATACATCGACGACTACGTCTCCTATCGCCGGATTCGGTCAACTTCGCGCCATCGTTTCCAACTTGATTCCTCGCCGGCTGAGCACTTCGCGTTCTCCGTCCGCTCGTGCTTCGAACGCTCCTTCCGATCGAAGCAACGCGAGCACCGAGTCTGTTGCTCGTGGAGCTACGAGTCCAACTTCGCCTCGCGGTCGGGCCTCTCGAGGCGTGACGAGCCCCACATCACCTCGCGGCGTAACCAGCCCGATCTTCTCTCCTCGTGAAGGCGGGCTCCGGGCAATGCTACACGGTCCCGCTGCTTTGCTTCGAGACTTGACGACCCCCTCGTCGGTTCGCCGCACGACCAATCCTGGCACGAACGATATGCCCAGCCTCGAGAGCGATAGTGAGACGTTTTCGGAAGACGATGCGAATCAGTCGGATGAAGAGTCCGAGCCCGATGATTTGCCTGCTCTGGAACCGATTGATGAGCGAACCAGGGCGGGAAGGAGGGCTCCTCCTGAGCCTGAACCCGCTGCTGCTGCTACGCCTGCGTCCGAACCTGCTCCGGCCCCTACCTCTGCTTCTGCTCCTCAGCAACCTCCGCGTCAGGATAACCATCCTGCAGACAATATTATCACGCTTCGTATTGATTTGGGGCATGCAGACGGAAGGGACGAGACTATTATTGTTCCGCTGTTATTTAACCCCCACGGACGGCCTGGCAATAACAATACCGAGCAGAACCAAAATCAGGGCCAGACTCGCCCCGCTCAAGAACCACGCCGTGCTCGGACCCCACCTCCACTCAAGAAATGGACGCCTCCCGAACCGATCAAGACGTTCCGCCAAGTCGTCGAAGAGAAAGAGCGCGAGGCCGGATGGAGGTGCGACGACCCCGCTTGTCTGCTGGGTCCAGCCGACGACGAAGAACCGACCGACTCGCCGACGATCAAGCCCACGTACTCGATCATGCGTCCGATCGGCCCGGACACGGAGCCGGTACGATACAAGGCCGAAGACGGGATCCGGGTGTATGCGGGTGGCGACGATGTGCGCGTCAAGGGCGAAAACCCGGTGTGTGCGCACATGCTTCATCCCGAATGTCTTGTCACCAGCGCGCGTGTGAACGGGTATGGGCCCGAACATGGCAATGATGCCAAGCGTGTTGCATTGAGGTGTCCGGTCTGTCGGTTGGAAGGAGCGGTTGAAAGGCATGTGTGGGATGCGGGCGTTCAAGCCGACGAATGA